A region of the Esox lucius isolate fEsoLuc1 chromosome 10, fEsoLuc1.pri, whole genome shotgun sequence genome:
AGGCAATAGTTTGACACACACTGAACTGTTCAATATTTCCTatcaaaatttatttaatcACACCTTCTCCCCCAACTAGAGATCCCCCAGATCTGCAGGTTCCCGAGAGATGTGGGTCCCTGCCGGGGCAGCTTCCAGAAGTATTTCTTCAACATGACAACAATGCAGTGTGAGCTGTTCTCATATGGAGGCTGCAAAGGCAACGAGAACCGCTTTGACAACCAAGCGTCTTGCATGGAGTACTGCAGACCACAAAAAAGTATGGAGAGAGTGGTCAGAAAGACCCTCAGTCAGTTGTTTTGAAATTAGCTCACAACAGGGTGACCATTTTCATATTAGCATAAAACAAATAGAGTCTGGCTAGTTGTTTACACGTGAGAACCAGATTCCACTGGTTCTCTCATGTAACCAGATTTTACTTTTCATCAGACTCTGCATTCTATCGCGTTCTACCGGTTGTGTCAGCTTTGTGGAGACCTTCAATGAATTTGGGCAATTTGAAAGTAGTAAGCACAGAAAGTCTCAATATTAGGAACAGTACAAAAATACTGATCATGACTCTGTCAGCGCTACGCTCAAGGGCCCAAAAGCACAGTAGCGTAGTACTTAAACTATCTCTTATGATGTCCTGTATGGTTGTATACACAGCCTCCTCATAGTTGTGCAACAGTTCATGATGGGCTATTCATCAGCTCTTCCACTCCTTTGTCACGTTTGGTGGCCAATGCTAACAGAGACGAGTGCTGCGGTTTAAAGTGCCCCCAAAAGTTCTTACAGGTGTCTGGTCTCATCCACAGCTCTCCCTGTGCTCTGTTCGGACCACCTGGATAAAGGAGGGTGCTCTGCCTCCATACCGCGCTACTACTACAACGCGTCTTCCAAGATGTGCGAGCAGTTCATCTACTCGGGCTGTGGTGGAAGCAGCAACAACTTCGTGTCCCGACAAAGCTGCATGGACGTCTGCGCAAAAGGTATTGGCAACAGTTGTCATGgtacacacgcaggcacacacgtGTGCCCCCGTTGACGCGTTTACACGCGCAGtatcctgtactccctgtttgTCCGAAGATTATTGTCTGTTGTATCATTATATGTGTAAGAAAATCGGAAAAGCAGACGGAAGGTATGACGTGCTCAGACCTGCAACCATGCGCGCGTGAATACAGTATATCCCATTAGCAACTGAATAGTAGCCTATCCCAGTAGCAACTGAATACATTACATTGTTAGTATCTCAGTAGTAACTGAATACATTATAGTGTTAGTAGCTCAGTAGTAACTGAACATATTACATTGTT
Encoded here:
- the tfpi2 gene encoding tissue factor pathway inhibitor 2; its protein translation is MELGLLISVILSCSLSCVFALLPKEEVCLLQVDEGSCRGNIQRYYYNTVTQQCEEFSYGGCQGNANNFMSFEACQKTCFRIPKIPQICRFPRDVGPCRGSFQKYFFNMTTMQCELFSYGGCKGNENRFDNQASCMEYCRPQKTLPVLCSDHLDKGGCSASIPRYYYNASSKMCEQFIYSGCGGSSNNFVSRQSCMDVCAKAGKLWKTKNPVTKTAMMKIPKKRSRSKLINTKLSAV